Proteins from one Telopea speciosissima isolate NSW1024214 ecotype Mountain lineage chromosome 1, Tspe_v1, whole genome shotgun sequence genomic window:
- the LOC122655750 gene encoding splicing regulatory glutamine/lysine-rich protein 1-like encodes MSASKTEKKRSATDDRKDEKRTRTDRRAERSDRARSPEYTPLNTSRKEILMQIQDDGHICRPRPMQAKSSRNPNKYCLFHKDTGHDTEDCYQLKREIEELIKAGHLKRYIKGSREERGSRRSEDRDQKKAEPRSESQMAERDEEKAEPKRKMTDPGRVMTKELPYTLSLEGPTKNPPGRLRQIRGSLGSRRCRARGRSPRRLSPSPRLTSKV; translated from the coding sequence ATGAGCGCAAGcaagacggagaagaagaggtCAGCAACCGATGACCGGAAAGACGAGAAGAGGACCAGGACTGACCGCCGAGCAGAGAGGTCAGACCGAGCTCGGAGTCCCGAATACACCCCCTTGAATACGTCGCGGaaggagatcttgatgcaaatTCAAGATGATGGACACATCTGCCGACCTCGGCCGATGCAAGCCAAATCATCCCGGAACCCCAACAAATACTGTTTATTCCACAAAGACACTGGACATGACACGGAAGactgttatcagctgaaaagagaaattgaagagttgATCAAGGCAGGGCACTTGAAGCGGTACATCAAGGGGAGCCGGGAAGAGCGTGGAAGTCGACGGTCCGAAGACCGCGACCAGAAGAAAGCCGAGCCAAGGTCCGAGAGTCAAATGGCCGAGCGTGATGAGGAGAAGGCCGAGCCGAAAAGAAAGATGACAGATCCGGGCCGAGTAATGAcaaaggagctcccatatacactatccttggagggcccGACCAAGAATCCACCTGGAAGGCTAAGGCAAATACGCGGTTCGTTGGGGTCGCGGAGATGCAGAGCAAGAGGCCGAAGTCCGAGGCGACTATCTCCTTCTCCGAGgctgacctcgaaggtataa